CAATATGCGTTTTTCTGCAGCTTCGTCCCTAACTAAAATGCAGTCATGATTTATCTTCGTCTTTGTATCATCATATAGATTTATGTTATACTCGCCATAAGTAAAATTTATATCAGCAGTTATTCTTTCTCCTTCTTTATCAAGGTAAATCTTCGTAACAAGTGGTTCACTGTAAAATTCCGATTTCACGTCGTCGTCGATCACGACGTTCCCTGCTTTATCCATATTCGGAAGTATTACTTCTGCAAACTTCTGCTTATCCTTCTCAGTAAATACAACGCTATTTGTATTGTTAGTGATATACACATTATAAAATGGCGCTAAAGCAAAACGCTGCTTGTCAGAGATCTTGTATATTTTCCCATCATACACAAAAAAATTACCTCTGCTGTCTAACGCCTTTACTTTTTCAATTCCCTCAACGGTAAGTCTAATGTTTTTGTCGTTATTTCCTTTCTCAAGTTTAAAGCTGATAGGAAGATCATCAAAAACTACATCTACATCGTAATAGGTTTTACCATCCAAAACTAAATTAAAGCGACTTCCTCTCATCACTTCAATAAATTTTTCCAAATTCGATGGCGTAAGCCTTACACACTTTCCGGAAATAACTGAATCAACTCTGTAATAAGAATTTTCAGTATTGATTTTGTCAATCTCGTATATCTCCCTCAAAAACCTTATAAGCTTCATATCTTCTTCTTTAAAAGTATTTACGCTTGGATCAAATGAAAATCCTTTGCCAAATTCAACGACCATTCCTTCATCAATATCGTCAAAAAACTTCTTTATGCTTTTAACTACGTACAATTTGTCAATGCCCATTCTAAGGCTTAAAGATGTATTCATTTGATAAGATTCTAATGTAACCTCTATGTTGACAGGCTGCTTTAATTCATCAGGTATGTATTCTCTTTTTTCAAATTCTTCGAATAAATCATAAGCAACCTTATTTTTTAGACTATCCTCTATCTCAGCTTGATTATTCTTTATATACATTAAAACTGCCGCAATATGTTTGCAATCGCCATCAAACCTTGCCTTTGCAGGGCATGTACAGCTTGTGTACAGTTCACCATGATACTTTTGTATCATCACTCTGTACAAAGATGTACCCATCACAAAAGCTTGAAATACAGTACCAGCTTTATTATACGTAAAATTGTGTATCCTACCTGACAAGTAATACTCAAGACCTTTTCTATAGACGCTATCATTTTCACACCTGTTTTTAATTTCCGCATCAGTTAACTGAATCATAACTACCATCCCAATCAATATAACTTTTGTTATTAATAATTGTATCAAACAAATGTTTAAAGCGACACTATATAATTACAAATATATATTAAGCTAAAATAAGATTTTTTACAATACATGACAATGCTTTTATCAAATAATATGCAATACTATGTTATTTAATATAATGAGGTTTACCTATAAAGTCAACATATTTTTTGAAAATTTTTTAAATTCCTGTTGATACCTGAATATTATTTATGCTAATATATTACAGAGGATACTATGGATAACTACCATGTAGGACATGAGACACCCGAAAAACTTAAAGCAAAAATAAATGCCGTTTATAAATGAAAGGAATGAGAGTTATTTATGAGAAATATGATTTTGACGAAAAGAATTATTGTATATTTGGTTTTTGAATTCATATTATCAATTATTGTTATTCCTGTATTGATATTTTATGGACCATTCGCAAATATAAGAAATACTTTAGTTACATCTGCAATGACAACTTTTAGTCATAAATATATAGTTACATTATTCTTGCCTCAGAGTAAAATAGATGAAATCATGAAAAATTCTAATAATATCGCTACAGGAAGTAGCAATAAAAATATATTAAATTTTGCAAATTCTCATGATAACACAATTGAAGTATACGACATATCAAGCAATAGATTTAAAGGCAAAGTAATATTAATACATGATCCAACAAGAATACAAGTTGGTATATCAAGCAAATTGCCTAAAGAAGGTGAAACAGTAAGTACGATTGCTAAAGAAAATAATGCTGTAGTTGCAATTAATGCAGGCGGTTTTATCGGATATGTAAATGGAGCATGGACAGGCAGTGGTGGAATACCAGGCGGCATTATTATTCATAATGGGAAAATTTTATATGATAATGCATATAGTACAGATGGTAAAATAGATCTTATAGGATTTACCGATGATGGTAAATTACTTGTTGGTAAATACACCTTAGATGAAATAAAAAATGCTGGAATAAAAGAAGGAGTTAGTTTTAGACCTGCACTTATTATTAATGGAGAACCTATGATTAAAAAAGGCGATGGTGGATGGGGTTCAACATCAAGAACAGCTATAGGACAAAAAAAAGATGGTACAGTAATATTCTTAGTAATTGATGGAACGTTTATTAGAGGTTTAACTGGTGCAACTTTAAAAGATGTTCAGAATATAATGCTAGATTATGGGGCGGTTAATGCCGCAAATCTTGATGGTGGTTCTTCAACAACACTCTATTACAAAGGAAAAGTAATAAATAATCCAATAAATCCACTTGGTGAAAGAATGGTCCCAACAATTTTTTATGCCAAGTAAGTAATTATTATGGTTAAAATAATTTTACGAAAAACAGAAGTTATAAACATCTAATACAATATGTAAAAGAGATGATTTACGCATTGCTAAACTTAACTATTACTTAGCTAAACAAGTGGCAATTAAATAGTTTAAACATTTTTTGTGTATAAAAAACTCTGATCAAACCATGGATTCAACAAAACTTTAGCAATGCGCTCCACAAAAATAACCTTTAGTGATAAAATAAACTTATGATCTGTTAATAACAAATTAAAAATTACTAATGGTTATTAGCGTGAATAATGATATTTATTGGTTTATCACATAATAAATAGAATTATAAATATTATATAATATTTGCTCCAAAAGATAGAAAAAAGTTCTACAGAGTAAATGATTGGAAACAAAAGCGACTTTTAGAGAATTATGTAATTGGAAAAGAGTAAATCATGACCATCCGTAAAACAGATGGTCATGATTCTAACAGATTTAAGATTAATCACTATGGAATATAGGTATGGGGATTAATTCCATCTTGAATAGCATATATAGCTGTCCATGTTTGAGTACCAGCGATACCATCTATAGACATTGTAGAACAACCATATTTATTTTTAACATATTGTTGAAATGTCTTAACAGCTTGTACAGTTTCTGGACCATATATTCCATCTACAGATATGCTAATATTTGCTCCTCTAATTGCGTTTAAGTCGCTTTGTAATGCCGAAACTGCGCCAGGACCATTTGGATCAGCACTGTCAGTACAACCTTCTTCAAGAAATTCTGCATAACCTAATGGTGTAGAAATTATTGTATATGGAGCAATATAACTTGCTTCAAAAGTACCGCTTGTAGTAAAAACAGTTTTAGAATTAAGCATTTTTAGGGCTGGTATTTGTTCGAAAGTTATTTGAGAAGCAAAAGCTTGAGATGTCAAAAGTATTACAAAGAGACACACTACAACCGACGATAATACTTTTTTAAACATATTAATATCCTCCTTTGCTGACTCCAAACGGCCGTTTTTTGTCAATTTTAAAATATACCATGATAAATGTTATAGCAAATTGATTTATTTGACATTACTATAGGTCTTAATCTAAGATTTGTGAAGTTTCTAAATTCGGAATATTTTTTGTTAAATTTTGTTAAAATGGTTCCGGTTTTCGGCATATCAATATTTTAATATCTAGAAAAATTTTACAATATATTTCCATCAATATCTATAATTCCGATTTTTATAGCAGCTCTAACTATTTCTAAATCATTATCTACGTTAAATAAATTGCTAAGTTTATTTAAATGTTTTCTCAACGTTCGATCTGATATGCCTATTTCTGATGTTACTAATTTTCTTACCCCATTACGTACTAAAGATGATAAAATTGACTTGTCCATATCATCAAGTTTAGAACTTATTATTGATAGATTTTTGCTTTTATATGCTAAATATTCTTCAATATAGATAGCTATATTTTTAAGAATAGCACTTTGATCTTTAATACTTGGAACATTAATCCGCGATACATCAAGATATGCGACTACTTCTCCACAATAATAATCAATTATTGGTATAGCAGTACAATACCAATCTTTGAATAATTTACAATAATGATCTTTACCGCATAATTCAATCTGATTTTTATATTTCATAGCCATACTAATTGCATTTGTGCCACAATCCTCAAGCTTTAAGCTACTACCTTCTGCAAAATGCAATGTGTTGAAATAATTATTAAGTTTATCATCGCAGATAAGTTTGATTATATAGCCATTTTTATCACACAGAATAAAAAAGTATCCTTCCAAGAGAAGACATTTATACCTTAGACTTTTATCTATAAGACTATTAAGCAATGACAATAAAAAACTGTTTTCTTTTTTCATATTTATTAGCTTTTCAGTACTAATTACTTTATTAAAAATTTTCTTATTTGGATTAACATTTATAAGTAATGATTCCCCATGTGATTCAGCAATTTCTTTTTTAATGGTCAATATATTACTCATAAATACCAACACCTTCATTAAAATTTTATTATTTATCTAATAACATTTCTTAATATATTTTCTACAAACATATAAAAATTCCTTTTAATTTTAAAATTTTATAAAACTTTGAAAAACAAAAATGAAATGCACCCAAGATTTAGACAAAAGGTCTAATATTCAAGGGTGCATTTTTATTGATAGAATTGAATAAGAAATATCATCTGAGTATTTTGCGTATATAGTTAAATATCCCCGAACCCACAACATGTGTCAATTTTACAAAGATTATTATAAAACTTAAAATCAAAATACATCCTACAATAACAGTTAGCATAACAACACCTCATATACTTTTATTTACATCAATTATATATTTCTCAATAAAACTTTTCAACTGTATGCTAATAAATCCCATAATAAATCTAAATTTTTTATAAAATGCGCTGAGTGATCTTAAAATTTCAATCTTGACTCTGTAAAACTTTAGATTAATTTTCTTAATACTATATCGCTTTTATCATATTGCTTAAATCTATGAAGTATTGCTTAAATCTATGAAGTGCTTTATCTCCTCATTCAATAATGTTATTGCAACTTTTTTAGTAGAGTCAAACTTAGCTTCCTTCACTATCTCATCGTAAAATATTATGGAATCTTTCTCTGCCCTTATTGCTAATTCAATGGCATCTTCATACGCGTTTATTTTTTTCAGCACTTCATTTACTGAATCTTTTGATGGAAATACAGATGTATTGTAAAGCAGCGTCAAATATATAGATGCTTCTATATCGAAGTATGAACTGTCGTCTCCTTTCTTCTCATACAAAAGTTTTCTATACAATTCTTCAAAACGCGTTTTATGCACCAGCTCTTCTTTTTCCATCTCTATGAAAAATTCCTTTATTTCTTTATTATTAGAAAACTTTTCTGAAGCCAAAGTGTAAAATTCATGGCCTCTATCTTCGATATCAATGGCAAGCTGTACAACTTCAAGATCATTTAAGTATTTCTTCTCTATATCATTTACCATAACAACACCTCTTGGAAAATTATTATTTCCTACAAATAATTTTATCATTACAAAATTTTCTAGTCAATCAAATTTATATATAGATGAATAAAATTTCTGATTAAAGGCAAAACAAATTAAGGTGATGTTATGTGGTATATTGTTTTTTCAATTTTTACAGTGATTATTGCTCTTTTTTTAATAGACAGAAAAAAATTAAAAATGCTAATACCTGCATATCTGCTTTCATCTGCGATAGGCTTCTCTTTGGATGTGATATTTGACTTTACTTTGAAATACTATTATTACATTGATGCACCTATTCCAAATGGAGTTTTGTCATTTCTAATGGAAACACTAATAGGTCCGCCTTTCGGAATGATCTTTATACAATATCTTCCAAAGAATAAAAAAAGTTATATTTTATATCTGATCGTTTGGATTTTATTGCTAACCGCTATTGAAGCAATATTCCATATAAAAGGGCTTTTGGTCTACAATAGATGGAATTATTTTTTTTCGATTATCACATACGTTTTTACATTGACGGCTTTAACTGTGCAGAATAAATATTTGTCCTAAAGAATCGGCAACATTAATCCATATATATGGGTAATATATGAAAAAAATACACCCATTGTAGAACCTATTATGACATCTGAAGGATAGTGTAAGCCCATGTATATCCTGGATATACTTACCATAATAGCTAAACTTATAAAAACAATGGTTAATCCAGGAAAGGAAAATGAGAATGAAACTGCTAAAGAAAAAATAGCTGTTGCATGACCAGATGGAAAAGAATAATCTCTAAGTAAACATTTAAATGTATTTGCTTCTGGCAAAACCATGTACGGTCTAGGCCTTGTGCACAACCTTTTTAAAATCTGGACAAACATATGGCTTCCTGTCAATGTCGTCAATGCTTGAAGCGCAGAAATCTTCACACTATTTTTCCCAAACAAAATAAGCAAAAGGCATGATAGTACCGTAAAATACGGCCCTCCAATATGCGTTATTTTAGGCATTATTCTATCAAGTGTCTTGCATTTTATTCTTTCATTTAGAATATAAAATACATTCCTATCTTCCGCAATAATCAATTTCTTAACTCCCAACACTGAATGAAACCTCCTTACACCCTTATAGCATCCTTTTTTATATTGTTTATAACAATGTTACATACTTTATCTGCAGAATGATATATACCAATCTCGCCCATTCGATCTTTCATTTCATTTATTTTTTTACTATCTCCTAATAAGTCTATTACTTTTTTATCCAGTTTTTCTATATCCTTGATTCTTAAGGCAATCCTCTTTTTAAGCAAATATTCAAGGTTGCGCTCTTCTTGCCCTGGAATAGGGTCAAAAATAATCATAGGCAACTTTTTAGTTATCGCTTCTGTGACAGTTAAACCACCACTTTTTGTTACGAGTACATCTGCCGCCTCCATAAATTCATGTACATTATCCACATGTCCATATATAAAGACATTATCATCAGCAATTTCTTCAATTTTAGCTTTTAAGTTTTTATTTAATCCACATATTACAGCAATCTGTAGATCTTTATGGTTTTGTATGACATTAACAGCTTTTTTAATATTTCCAAGTCCAAGCCCACCACCCATAATCAGCACAAGCGGTTTATCTAAAGAAAACCCTAATTTTTGCCTCATATCAAATTTATCTTTCTTGACGTAAAACTCCTCATCGATAGGTATTCCTGTAACATAAATTTTATCGTCAGATATACCCATACTTTTCATCTGAGTCTTCATTTCACTTGAACCCACAAAATAACCGTCTATCTGATGATGTATCCAATATGCATGGACATCATAATCAGTCAGTATGGCATATATAGGTATATTAAGATCCCTTTTTACATGAGATAAAATAGAACAAGAAAATGGATGCGTGCATATTACTGCATCAGGTTTTAAATTTAATACATAATCTTTGATAAAAGTATAAACCGATATGCCTACCAGTTTATTTATACGTCTCTCTATTTTATCCCTTTCCATTTCGTAAAGATATCCCCATAATTCAGGTGTTAATTTTAATGTTTTTAGGTAAATTCGAGTCGTCAAATACGAAAGGCTTGGGAACTTCTCTCCAAGTGGATTTTCCACAAACACCTCAACATTACTTCTTTTTTCAAATGATTTTTTTAATGCTATTGCAGTTCTTTTATGTCCAGTACCTATATCTTCATAAAGTATTAAAATCTTCATTTTATCCATTTTAAAGACCCTCGCAATCAACTATATTGATTATCTCATCAAAATATTAAATTTGGATTAAAGTTTGATTAAAAATACGTTAAAATACTCTATCAATATAGTTTATTTTCATTTGCTATCTAATATTATACCATCAAAATTGATTTGTTGTACAAAAATTATTAAACCCTCTTCCGCCAAGAAGAGGGTCTTAAATACATATTTTCTACGCTAAAGCTCTCTTTTTCACAATATCAATTGCGTTTCTCACTTGTGGAATAATAGATACCACAAAGCATATTAAGACTTCCACACCTACTAATATCCCATTTACAAGAAGCGAATATACTACGGGATTCATGCCTTTTGGTGCATAGCTAGCGAAGAAAAAGACACCTGATAGAAAATGTGAAAAAAACCTGCCAAAACCACCAACTAAAACCCCAAGACTTAAGTTTTTCTTGAAAAACCCTGCAAGTCCTAAGGCACCAAATGCCAATGGATAATCTAAAAGAAGCTGTATCCAGTGTACCACATAAGGATCTTGTATAAGCTGAAGCATTCCATAAGCCATTCCTACTAAAATACCAGGCCCTGCTCCATAATAGTATGCAAAGACAAACAAAGGAAGCATACTAGCAGGTGTTATAGAGCCACCTTGTGGCCAGTGGTAAAACCTTATATACGACAAAACAAACGATATTGCTATTGCTAAACCACCATATACCAGCATTTTGACATTAAACTTGACACTATTTCTTAAGATGTAAAACAAAAATGCAGCAAACAAAATTGCTATTATAATTGATAATGTAGCAGGTTTTATTTTGGAAAAATCAGAGAAAACGCTGATGATATAGGACATAAAAATAACCTCCTTTTTTTGAGGCTATGTGCCGCTTAAAACAAAAAAACCGCACTGCAAATGCGGTCTTTTGCCGCATTCCCTTCGTAGGCATTAACCTAATCAGGTTCTAGGGGTTTGGCATCTGCCATCTCAGCTAAAAGCACCCCCAGCGGACATAGTCTGTTTATTAATTTATATTATATTATAATAAAATTATTTTTTAAATACAATACCTTCGTGCTTAAGCAAAAATGCTTTTATATTAAGTCCACCGCCAAAACCCTTCAATGTCATATCAGAGCCAATGACCCTATGACAAGGTATAACGATAGGTATTGGATTCTTGTTGAGAGCATTTCCTACAGCCCTTGATGCATTTGGCTTACCTATTCTTTTTGCAATTTCGCCGTATGTAGCATAAAAACCGTACGGAATCTTCATAAGTTCTTTCCAGACTAATTTTTGAAAATCAGTCCCTCTTATATCCAGCTTTATTTTGAATTCCCTCAATCGTCCGTCAAAATACAATTTAAGCTGCTTCTTACAGCTATCTATAAACTCATTCGTTCCTCTATCACATTTCATATGCTTATCATTTGGAAAATCTATCCTCATTATGCCATTTTCACTTGAATATATCGTCAGCCTTCCAATGGGTGTATCTAGATAATCATACAACACTTTATCACATCCTGGGCTTTTAAATAATGTGTTATTTAATCTTTATTTCTGCATCAGCGTCATCATCGACATCGTCATCAGCAAATTCATCATCAAAGTCATCAACTAATTCAGATTCTGATTCACTCAAAGATGCTATTTTTGCAAGACTTTTTTCTATTGAATCAATCTTTTTCATTTTTTTCAATGTATAAACTATGTAAAACACTAAGAAAACGACTGAAACAACCGGTGTAGCCAAAGCCACAAAATACTGAAGAAATAGCATAAATCCGCTTTGAACCATCCTTGACACTCCCTTCTATGATATATATTCACTTCTAATTATTTCATAAGTGAAACCACAAAACAAGCGCTTTAAAAAATATTTTTATTTTAAAAAAAGAAGAAGATTTCATCTTCCTCTTTTTTAAACCGCATCTTTAAAATATTTTCTAACATCTTTCAAATAATCAATTATCGTCAAATGCTGAGGACATTTTGTCTCGCACTCTCCGCACTCCACACAGGAACTGGCTTTCCCCTCATTTAAATTATTATAATTTCTAAGTGATTCATTGTAGTTGTTGTACATGTGTGATTCATTGTAAATTGCAAAATTCTTTGGTATATTCACACCATTTGGACATGGCATACAGTAGTTACAAGCAGTGCAACCAACAGGTGAAAGCTTCTTATAAGTTTCTCTGACTTTATCTACGAGTTTTACCTCATCTTCAGTTAAGCCATTGGCTTTTGACCTTGAGGCACTCTCTATATTTTGTTTCACTTGCTCCATCGTACTCATTCCGCTTAAAACAAGAGAAACTTCTGGATGATTCCATACCCACTGCAAAGCCCATTCTGCAGGTGTCCTTTTGACGCTTGCACTATTCCACAGTTCTTTGATAGCCTCTGGCGGATCTCCTGCAAGCTTACCTCCTCTTATAGGTTCCATTACAATTACGGCTAACCCTTTCGACGCAGCATACTTAAGCCCTTTTGTACCTGCTTGGTTGTTTACATCCATGTAATTATACTGTATCTGGCAAAAATCCCATTTATCATAATCATCGATTATGCCTTTAAAAACGTTGTATTCATCATGGAATGAAAAACCT
The nucleotide sequence above comes from Thermoanaerobacterium sp. CMT5567-10. Encoded proteins:
- a CDS encoding phosphodiester glycosidase family protein, with translation MRNMILTKRIIVYLVFEFILSIIVIPVLIFYGPFANIRNTLVTSAMTTFSHKYIVTLFLPQSKIDEIMKNSNNIATGSSNKNILNFANSHDNTIEVYDISSNRFKGKVILIHDPTRIQVGISSKLPKEGETVSTIAKENNAVVAINAGGFIGYVNGAWTGSGGIPGGIIIHNGKILYDNAYSTDGKIDLIGFTDDGKLLVGKYTLDEIKNAGIKEGVSFRPALIINGEPMIKKGDGGWGSTSRTAIGQKKDGTVIFLVIDGTFIRGLTGATLKDVQNIMLDYGAVNAANLDGGSSTTLYYKGKVINNPINPLGERMVPTIFYAK
- a CDS encoding peptidoglycan-binding protein → MFKKVLSSVVVCLFVILLTSQAFASQITFEQIPALKMLNSKTVFTTSGTFEASYIAPYTIISTPLGYAEFLEEGCTDSADPNGPGAVSALQSDLNAIRGANISISVDGIYGPETVQAVKTFQQYVKNKYGCSTMSIDGIAGTQTWTAIYAIQDGINPHTYIP
- a CDS encoding AsnC family protein, with protein sequence MSNILTIKKEIAESHGESLLINVNPNKKIFNKVISTEKLINMKKENSFLLSLLNSLIDKSLRYKCLLLEGYFFILCDKNGYIIKLICDDKLNNYFNTLHFAEGSSLKLEDCGTNAISMAMKYKNQIELCGKDHYCKLFKDWYCTAIPIIDYYCGEVVAYLDVSRINVPSIKDQSAILKNIAIYIEEYLAYKSKNLSIISSKLDDMDKSILSSLVRNGVRKLVTSEIGISDRTLRKHLNKLSNLFNVDNDLEIVRAAIKIGIIDIDGNIL
- a CDS encoding ferritin family protein, which translates into the protein MVNDIEKKYLNDLEVVQLAIDIEDRGHEFYTLASEKFSNNKEIKEFFIEMEKEELVHKTRFEELYRKLLYEKKGDDSSYFDIEASIYLTLLYNTSVFPSKDSVNEVLKKINAYEDAIELAIRAEKDSIIFYDEIVKEAKFDSTKKVAITLLNEEIKHFIDLSNTS
- a CDS encoding CBO0543 family protein produces the protein MIIALFLIDRKKLKMLIPAYLLSSAIGFSLDVIFDFTLKYYYYIDAPIPNGVLSFLMETLIGPPFGMIFIQYLPKNKKSYILYLIVWILLLTAIEAIFHIKGLLVYNRWNYFFSIITYVFTLTALTVQNKYLS
- a CDS encoding phosphatase PAP2 family protein; translated protein: MLGVKKLIIAEDRNVFYILNERIKCKTLDRIMPKITHIGGPYFTVLSCLLLILFGKNSVKISALQALTTLTGSHMFVQILKRLCTRPRPYMVLPEANTFKCLLRDYSFPSGHATAIFSLAVSFSFSFPGLTIVFISLAIMVSISRIYMGLHYPSDVIIGSTMGVFFSYITHIYGLMLPIL
- a CDS encoding MGDG synthase family glycosyltransferase; the protein is MDKMKILILYEDIGTGHKRTAIALKKSFEKRSNVEVFVENPLGEKFPSLSYLTTRIYLKTLKLTPELWGYLYEMERDKIERRINKLVGISVYTFIKDYVLNLKPDAVICTHPFSCSILSHVKRDLNIPIYAILTDYDVHAYWIHHQIDGYFVGSSEMKTQMKSMGISDDKIYVTGIPIDEEFYVKKDKFDMRQKLGFSLDKPLVLIMGGGLGLGNIKKAVNVIQNHKDLQIAVICGLNKNLKAKIEEIADDNVFIYGHVDNVHEFMEAADVLVTKSGGLTVTEAITKKLPMIIFDPIPGQEERNLEYLLKKRIALRIKDIEKLDKKVIDLLGDSKKINEMKDRMGEIGIYHSADKVCNIVINNIKKDAIRV
- the thiT gene encoding energy-coupled thiamine transporter ThiT — protein: MSYIISVFSDFSKIKPATLSIIIAILFAAFLFYILRNSVKFNVKMLVYGGLAIAISFVLSYIRFYHWPQGGSITPASMLPLFVFAYYYGAGPGILVGMAYGMLQLIQDPYVVHWIQLLLDYPLAFGALGLAGFFKKNLSLGVLVGGFGRFFSHFLSGVFFFASYAPKGMNPVVYSLLVNGILVGVEVLICFVVSIIPQVRNAIDIVKKRALA
- a CDS encoding methylated-DNA--[protein]-cysteine S-methyltransferase — encoded protein: MLYDYLDTPIGRLTIYSSENGIMRIDFPNDKHMKCDRGTNEFIDSCKKQLKLYFDGRLREFKIKLDIRGTDFQKLVWKELMKIPYGFYATYGEIAKRIGKPNASRAVGNALNKNPIPIVIPCHRVIGSDMTLKGFGGGLNIKAFLLKHEGIVFKK
- a CDS encoding aldo/keto reductase, whose protein sequence is MQYRVFGKTGVEVSALGFGAMRLPIVGGDYSKIDEAEAIKMIRYAIDNGVNYVDTAYPYHEGQSEIVVGKALKDGYREKTYLATKLPSWLINEKEDMDKYLNEQLKKLDVDHIDFYLLHALDKERWDKYKRLDVFSWMEKVKKEGKVKFIGFSFHDEYNVFKGIIDDYDKWDFCQIQYNYMDVNNQAGTKGLKYAASKGLAVIVMEPIRGGKLAGDPPEAIKELWNSASVKRTPAEWALQWVWNHPEVSLVLSGMSTMEQVKQNIESASRSKANGLTEDEVKLVDKVRETYKKLSPVGCTACNYCMPCPNGVNIPKNFAIYNESHMYNNYNESLRNYNNLNEGKASSCVECGECETKCPQHLTIIDYLKDVRKYFKDAV